A genomic segment from Nicotiana sylvestris chromosome 1, ASM39365v2, whole genome shotgun sequence encodes:
- the LOC104210738 gene encoding probable methyltransferase PMT3, with product MMRGRSDGAQKKRLLTSVAVVVVFVVILYVYFGSKGNGESALEYGSRSLRKLGSSYLGGDDDSDLSGKQDEKFGLEDGEDGIIPKSFPVCDDRHSELIPCLDRHLIYQMRLKLDLNLMEHYERHCPLPERRYNCLIPPPAGYKVPIKWPRSRDEVWKANIPHTHLAHEKSDQNWMVVKGDKINFPGGGTHFHYGADKYIASIANMLNFPNNNLNNGGKIRTVFDVGCGVASFGGYLLSSDIIAMSLAPNDVHQNQIQFALERGIPAYLGVLGTKRLPYPSRSFEFAHCSRCRIDWLQRDGILLLELDRVLRPGGYFAYSSPEAYAQDEEDLRIWREMSALVERMCWKIAEKRNQTVIWVKPLNNDCYMERPAGTQPPLCRSDDDPDAVWGVNMEACITPYSEHDHKVSGSGLAPWPARLTSPPPRLADFGYSTEMFEKDMELWQRRVEHYWNLLSPKISSDSLRNIMDMKANLGSFAAALKDKDVWVMNVVSKDGPNTLKIVYDRGLIGTTHDWCEAFSTYPRTYDLLHAWSVFSDIEKKGCSGEDLLLEIDRILRPSGFVIFNDKQHVIDFVKKYLSALHWEAVADPTSDPDQEGDDIVFIIQKKLWLTSESIRDSE from the exons ATGATGCGAGGGAGATCAGATGGAGCGCAGAAGAAGCGCTTGTTGACTTCTGTAGCTGTTGTTGTGGTTTTTGTTGTTATCCTGTATGTGTATTTTGGCTCTAAAGGCAATGGTGAATCTGCTCTAGAGTATGGCAGCCGATCTTTGAGGAAACTTGGATCTTCCTATTTGGGTGGAGATGATGACTCTGATCTTAGCGGCAAGCAAGATGAGAAGTTTGGGCTCGAAGATGGTGAAGACGGCATCATTCCTAAGAGCTTCCCA gtTTGCGACGATCGACATTCAGAGTTAATTCCTTGTCTGGACAGACATCTCATATATCAAATGAGATTGAAGTTGGATCTAAACTTAATGGAGCACTATGAAAGACATTGCCCATTGCCTGAAAGGCGTTACAATTGCTTGATTCCTCCTCCAGCTGGATACAAG GTACCAATTAAGTGGCCAAGGAGTAGAGATGAGGTTTGGAAGGCGAACATACCACATACTCACCTTGCACATGAGAAATCTGACCAAAACTGGATGGTTGTTAAGGGTGATAAGATTAATTTTCCCGGCGGAGGCACTCACTTTCACTATGGAGCTGATAAGTACATTGCTTCAATTGCAAAT ATGCTGAACTTTCCGAACAATAACCTGAACAATGGAGGAAAGATACGCACAGTTTTTGACGTTGGTTGTGGTGTGGCTAGCTTTGGTGGTTATCTTCTATCCTCTGATATCATAGCAATGTCATTGGCGCCAAATGATGTGCATCAGAATCAGATCCAGTTTGCCTTGGAGAGAGGAATTCCTGCATATCTTGGTGTTCTTGGTACAAAAAGGCTTCCCTATCCAAGCAGATCATTTGAATTTGCTCACTGTTCCCGTTGTAGGATCGATTGGCTTCAGAGGGATGGCATCCTTCTTCTCGAGCTAGATCGGGTATTAAGGCCTGGAGGCTATTTTGCCTACTCCTCTCCAGAAGCATATGCGCAGGATGAAGAGGATCTCAGGATATGGAGAGAGATGAGTGCACTTGTTGAACGCATGTGCTGGAAAATAGCAGAAAAAAGGAACCAAACAGTGATTTGGGTCAAGCCTCTAAACAACGACTGTTACATGGAAAGACCAGCTGGTACTCAACCACCACTTTGTCGGTCTGATGATGATCCTGATGCTGTTTGGGGTGTGAATATGGAAGCATGCATAACACCTTATTCTGAAC ATGACCACAAAGTTAGCGGAAGTGGACTGGCTCCTTGGCCAGCTAGGCTAACTTCTCCTCCTCCTCGTCTTGCTGATTTTGGGTATTCAACTGAGATGTTTGAGAAGGACATG GAGCTTTGGCAACGAAGGGTTGAACATTACTGGAATCTTTTAAGTCCAAAGATCTCTTCAGACAGTCTGAGAAATATCATGGATATGAAGGCCAATTTGGGGTCATTTGCTGCTGCTTTGAAGGACAAAGATGTTTGGGTCATGAATGTTGTATCCAAAGATGGACCTAACACTCTCAAGATTGTATATGACCGTGGTTTGATCGGCACAACTCATGACTG GTGTGAAGCATTTTCGACATATCCTAGGACCTATGATTTGCTCCATGCTTGGAGTGTTTTCTCTGACATTGAAAAGAAAGGTTGCAGCGGTGAGGATCTGTTACTTGAGATAGATCGCATACTAAGGCCTAGTGGTTTTGTTATCTTCAACGATAAACAACATGTTATTGACTTTGTAAAGAAGTATTTATCGGCATTGCACTGGGAAGCAGTAGCTGATCCAACTTCGGATCCAGACCAAGAAGGAGATGACATTGTTTTTATCATCCAAAAGAAGTTGTGGCTGACAAGTGAAAGCATCAGAGATTCAGAGTAA